From the genome of Ziziphus jujuba cultivar Dongzao chromosome 6, ASM3175591v1, one region includes:
- the LOC107430490 gene encoding glycine cleavage system H protein, mitochondrial gives MALRMWASSTANALKISCASKANLSPTFALSKCFSTVLDGLKYANSHEWVKHEGPVATVGITDHAQDHLGEVVFVELPESGVSVSQGASFGAVESVKATSDVNSPISGEVVEVNTKLSESPGLINSSPFEDGWMIKVKPSNPSELESLLGPKEYTKFCEEEDAAH, from the exons ATGGCACTCAGAATGTGGGCTTCTTCTACAGCCAATGCACTCAAAATCTCTTGTGCCTCCAAAGCTAATCTCTCCCCTACATTTGCTCTATCTAAATGCTTCTCAACTG tTTTGGATGGGTTGAAGTATGCAAATTCACATGAATGGGTCAAACATGAAGGGCCAGTGGCTACAGTTGGCATCACTGATCATGCCcag GATCATCTTGGAGAGGTAGTGTTTGTGGAGCTGCCGGAATCTGGTGTTTCAGTCTCCCAAGGTGCAAGCTTTGGAGCCGTGGAAAGTGTTAAAGCAACCAGTGATGTCAATTCTCCAATCTCTGGTGAGGTTGTTGAGGTTAACACCAAACTTTCTGAATCACCTGGCTTG ATCAATTCAAGCCCATTTGAAGATGGATGGATGATCAAAGTGAAACCAAGCAATCCCTCAGAATTAGAATCCTTGTTGGGTCCTAAAGAGTACACGAAATTCTGCGAGGAAGAAGACGCTGCACATTAA